The following proteins come from a genomic window of Methanocella conradii HZ254:
- a CDS encoding IS5-like element ISMeco1 family transposase, protein MRKKRGGRWGKKYEDKRDWKEYNEELVRRGELYLSLDFLERWGEEVRKMNEGKRGRPFRFPEAFVEWMALLHVWFFMPFRQMEGFLRALSQHAPLEPADYTTLFKRIKGLKLDLSSTIVAGSDVVIAVDSTGIRVTNRGEWMREKWNNHRGWIKVHLSVDVESKQILGLEITNEEVGDADMFPSLLEQSKANSKGVIKVLADGAYDDRHAFNLLKKGGIESGIKTRSNASTKSHGSLYRAQCVRERQNLGYKEWSKKKGYGKRWGVEGVISVVKRIFGETVRAASIQGMYREMRTKLLAYNILLNMI, encoded by the coding sequence ATGCGTAAAAAACGTGGGGGGCGGTGGGGTAAGAAGTACGAGGATAAGCGGGATTGGAAGGAGTATAACGAGGAACTGGTAAGGCGGGGCGAATTGTACTTGAGCCTTGATTTCTTGGAGCGGTGGGGCGAGGAAGTAAGGAAGATGAACGAGGGGAAGCGGGGTCGGCCCTTTCGTTTCCCGGAGGCGTTCGTAGAATGGATGGCCCTGTTGCACGTGTGGTTTTTCATGCCCTTCAGGCAGATGGAAGGGTTTCTCAGGGCTTTGTCACAGCACGCCCCCTTGGAGCCGGCTGATTACACGACCCTTTTTAAGAGGATAAAGGGTTTGAAACTGGATCTTTCCAGCACTATCGTGGCTGGCAGTGACGTGGTCATAGCCGTGGATAGTACGGGCATTCGTGTTACCAACCGGGGGGAGTGGATGCGGGAGAAGTGGAACAACCACCGGGGGTGGATCAAGGTGCACCTCAGCGTGGACGTGGAGAGCAAACAAATCCTTGGATTGGAGATAACCAACGAGGAGGTCGGCGACGCTGACATGTTCCCCTCGCTGTTAGAGCAGAGCAAGGCCAACTCGAAGGGCGTAATAAAAGTGTTGGCTGACGGCGCCTACGATGACAGGCATGCCTTCAACCTCTTGAAAAAAGGCGGGATAGAGTCGGGGATCAAGACGAGAAGCAACGCCAGCACGAAATCCCATGGCTCGCTTTACCGGGCCCAGTGCGTGAGGGAAAGGCAAAACCTGGGTTACAAGGAGTGGAGCAAAAAGAAGGGCTATGGAAAACGATGGGGCGTAGAAGGCGTCATATCCGTAGTTAAGAGGATCTTCGGCGAAACCGTGAGAGCGGCCAGCATACAAGGAATGTACCGGGAGATGAGAACAAAACTATTAGCATACAACATACTACTAAACATGATATAG
- a CDS encoding class I SAM-dependent methyltransferase, giving the protein MNQREYYDSHAVQFDKGALFARENRNHLQKIKAISDMLGLEVLDGKKCRLLEVGTGTGIHARYIMDNFKNVEYVGVDISRGMLLEAKKRLPGCRTLLAGDGENLPFKAGSFDSVYISGSLHHFGDPKKGLYELVRVVKQGGNLLIMEPYWLFPTNFLAGLTNKAERGIFNITEKMLC; this is encoded by the coding sequence ATGAACCAGAGAGAATACTACGATAGCCATGCCGTGCAGTTTGACAAGGGCGCATTATTTGCTAGGGAAAATAGGAACCACCTTCAAAAGATAAAAGCCATATCTGACATGCTCGGCCTAGAAGTCCTGGACGGAAAGAAATGCCGCTTACTGGAAGTTGGTACAGGGACAGGAATACACGCTAGGTATATCATGGATAATTTTAAAAATGTAGAATATGTGGGTGTCGACATATCTAGAGGCATGCTTCTAGAGGCCAAGAAAAGGCTTCCAGGCTGCCGCACGCTACTGGCCGGAGATGGGGAAAATTTGCCATTTAAGGCTGGCTCTTTTGACTCGGTGTATATCTCGGGAAGCCTGCATCATTTTGGAGATCCTAAAAAAGGGCTTTATGAGTTAGTGCGAGTCGTCAAGCAAGGTGGTAATTTATTAATAATGGAACCTTACTGGCTTTTTCCAACAAACTTCCTCGCCGGATTAACAAATAAAGCCGAGCGGGGTATCTTTAATATTACGGAAAAGATGCTTTGTTGA
- a CDS encoding glycosyltransferase family 4 protein, with amino-acid sequence MRILIINYEFPPLGGGGGIACRLLSKELAKRHQVDYITTGFKGLKKIEVVDGVNVYRVPVLGRKDLATSTLLSMLTFFPSSMLAGIKLCRKNCYDAISAHFVVPSGLTGVLLSKLFHVPVITSVYGGDIYDPSKKSSPHKYFFSRKVITWLLNNSESIIAESNNIKKLTEKYYGPKKDIKVIPVGFERPSFNPTTREALGISSKDFIIISIGRLVRRKGFDQAIRAVAQLPYDNLKYLIIGEGPEDIALKELAIQLDVKDKVKFLGYQPDDKKFQYLACADIYLLSSLHEGFGICLMEAMYSGLPIVATNNGGQTDLLEEGKNALLAREPGELASKIKVMMEDKGLREKIGKNNKNDIERYSPERIISEYQKILSW; translated from the coding sequence ATGAGAATACTTATCATTAATTACGAGTTCCCGCCGCTCGGTGGCGGCGGAGGCATCGCCTGCCGTCTGTTATCGAAGGAACTAGCAAAGAGGCACCAAGTGGACTACATTACAACTGGCTTTAAAGGCCTGAAAAAAATAGAGGTCGTGGACGGCGTCAACGTTTACAGGGTGCCAGTACTTGGTAGAAAAGATTTAGCCACATCAACTTTACTATCTATGCTCACATTTTTTCCATCGAGCATGTTAGCAGGTATAAAACTCTGTAGAAAAAACTGCTATGATGCAATCAGCGCCCATTTCGTTGTGCCATCAGGTCTCACGGGTGTCCTGCTATCCAAGCTATTCCATGTGCCAGTGATCACATCAGTATATGGCGGCGACATTTATGACCCCAGCAAGAAATCGTCTCCTCATAAGTATTTTTTTTCGAGGAAGGTCATCACGTGGCTTCTGAACAATTCAGAAAGTATAATAGCAGAGTCAAACAACATAAAAAAGCTTACGGAAAAATATTACGGGCCTAAAAAGGATATAAAGGTCATCCCAGTGGGATTCGAGAGGCCATCATTCAACCCAACAACCAGAGAAGCCCTTGGTATTTCGTCAAAGGACTTCATTATTATTTCTATTGGTAGGCTAGTCAGGAGGAAAGGTTTCGACCAGGCCATAAGAGCAGTGGCGCAATTACCTTATGATAATTTGAAATACCTCATCATCGGGGAAGGGCCAGAAGATATCGCCCTCAAGGAGCTGGCAATACAATTAGATGTCAAAGATAAAGTAAAATTTTTAGGATACCAGCCTGACGATAAAAAGTTTCAATACCTTGCCTGCGCAGACATCTACCTTTTAAGCTCTCTGCACGAAGGCTTTGGTATCTGTCTCATGGAGGCTATGTATAGTGGCTTGCCCATCGTGGCAACTAACAATGGAGGTCAAACCGACCTGCTAGAAGAAGGTAAAAATGCCTTGCTGGCCCGGGAACCAGGGGAGCTCGCGTCTAAAATAAAGGTTATGATGGAGGATAAAGGTCTCCGGGAAAAAATTGGAAAGAATAATAAAAATGACATAGAGCGGTATTCTCCAGAGCGCATAATCAGTGAATACCAAAAAATATTATCATGGTGA
- a CDS encoding glycosyltransferase family 2 protein, with protein MSGDVATDGHPSLSVVIPIYNESESIVQLYDELTAALDKLGQSYEVIFVDDGSTDGSFNVLSDLCKHSKNLKVIRLRRNSGQSAALSAGFDYSCGDYIITMDGDLQNDPADIPRLLEKMTEGYDVVCGWRVNRKDPLSKKLFSKLSNILRQILIKDKVHDYGCTLRVYKRECINDFELFGEMHRYIPALMVVNGYSVGEVKVNHRERCHGKSKYNWKRLFKGFTDLIVVTFWSRFATRPMHIFGTAGLAIGALGGFVTLYYIFGRIFLNISLADKPMFILSVLSIIIGLQFIVFGILADISLKTYYNQKKFKNYRVEKIIGFSDEPLKVSMIKQL; from the coding sequence ATGTCGGGTGATGTTGCTACTGATGGGCATCCTTCACTTTCGGTAGTAATCCCAATTTATAATGAGTCAGAGAGCATCGTTCAATTATATGACGAGCTTACGGCGGCCCTTGATAAGTTAGGGCAATCCTATGAAGTCATATTCGTAGACGACGGCTCCACTGATGGCTCGTTTAACGTATTGAGCGACCTCTGTAAACATTCGAAGAATCTTAAAGTGATACGCCTAAGGCGTAATAGCGGGCAGAGTGCAGCGCTGAGCGCCGGATTTGACTATTCATGCGGGGACTATATCATAACCATGGATGGTGACCTCCAGAACGATCCTGCGGATATACCGCGATTACTTGAGAAGATGACTGAAGGCTATGATGTGGTCTGTGGCTGGAGAGTAAACCGTAAAGACCCACTTTCCAAAAAACTTTTCTCGAAGCTCTCAAATATTTTAAGGCAAATTTTAATCAAAGATAAAGTCCACGACTATGGCTGCACTCTCCGTGTCTACAAAAGGGAATGCATCAATGACTTCGAATTATTCGGCGAAATGCATCGCTACATACCCGCGCTGATGGTCGTTAACGGCTATAGTGTGGGTGAAGTCAAGGTTAACCATCGGGAGAGATGCCATGGAAAATCGAAATATAACTGGAAGAGACTATTTAAAGGCTTCACCGACCTGATTGTAGTGACGTTCTGGAGCCGGTTCGCAACACGGCCAATGCATATATTCGGGACTGCTGGCCTTGCCATAGGGGCGCTGGGGGGTTTTGTCACTCTATACTACATCTTCGGCAGAATATTCTTAAACATATCCCTGGCCGATAAGCCCATGTTTATTCTATCAGTGCTCTCGATCATCATAGGCCTACAGTTCATTGTCTTCGGTATACTGGCTGATATTTCCCTCAAGACATACTATAATCAGAAAAAATTCAAGAATTATAGGGTGGAAAAAATCATAGGGTTCTCTGACGAGCCACTGAAGGTTTCGATGATAAAACAGTTATAG
- a CDS encoding lysylphosphatidylglycerol synthase transmembrane domain-containing protein, which produces MNKKNLARWLVIPITLLLVVILLVQISLSDIVNALLSISPKFLVLSFALYVLLYVFRAVRFRLMLKSRVGYCTMFNIVCMHMLANSILPFKTGELAFVYLSKVQMGLQAGIGLATVAIARMFDALAVCVLFVLALVMTRGKTDIFTEAEPLVLVMAVLMIAGIMLVIWYGPQLLDMTNRLLRIKVFGWLPLPLIRSKLKEVVEYYSSSDSQSKVFIIFGLSLLIWIMASLSTSILAVNMGLGIGIWAIIAATMISVMFSALPIHGIASLGTTELILSAALMALGAPKDAAISSAFAIHLMILMFTALLGVYAIISDHVFQILDKKSFKSE; this is translated from the coding sequence ATGAATAAAAAGAATCTGGCACGCTGGCTGGTCATACCAATTACTCTATTATTGGTCGTCATATTACTAGTGCAGATATCGCTCTCGGACATAGTGAACGCTTTATTATCCATTAGTCCAAAGTTTTTGGTGCTGAGCTTCGCTCTATATGTATTATTATATGTGTTCAGAGCCGTCCGGTTCCGCCTCATGCTTAAAAGCAGGGTAGGATACTGTACCATGTTCAACATCGTTTGCATGCACATGCTGGCGAATAGCATCCTGCCTTTCAAAACCGGCGAGCTTGCTTTCGTTTACCTGTCCAAGGTGCAGATGGGCCTCCAGGCCGGCATCGGCCTGGCGACTGTGGCCATTGCGAGGATGTTCGATGCTCTGGCCGTCTGTGTGCTCTTCGTACTGGCGTTGGTGATGACACGGGGCAAGACGGATATATTTACTGAGGCCGAGCCTTTAGTGCTGGTGATGGCTGTCCTGATGATCGCTGGCATAATGCTGGTTATCTGGTATGGCCCGCAGCTTTTGGATATGACCAATCGCTTGCTTAGGATAAAGGTCTTTGGTTGGCTCCCTCTTCCGCTCATCCGGTCGAAGCTAAAGGAGGTCGTGGAGTATTATTCGTCTTCCGACTCACAGAGTAAAGTGTTTATTATTTTTGGGCTCTCGCTCCTCATCTGGATAATGGCTTCCTTGTCTACTAGCATCCTGGCGGTGAACATGGGCTTAGGCATTGGCATATGGGCAATCATCGCTGCAACAATGATCTCCGTTATGTTCAGCGCTCTCCCGATCCACGGGATTGCGAGCCTTGGCACGACAGAACTGATCTTATCAGCGGCCTTAATGGCCTTAGGGGCGCCCAAGGATGCTGCTATATCCTCCGCTTTTGCCATACACCTAATGATTTTAATGTTTACCGCGTTGCTTGGAGTATACGCAATAATTTCAGACCATGTTTTTCAAATACTAGATAAAAAAAGCTTTAAATCGGAATAA
- a CDS encoding SDR family oxidoreductase → MSHFKCLVTGGAGFIGSHISRRLVELGHEVICLDNFDDYYDNRLKEDNIRPLLACSNYRLVRGSILDEKILEECIKDIDFIFHNAARPGIRESIKNPMLTHEVNTTGTLRVLEAALAANVKKVIYASSSSVYGNVDQFPLKETSPTRPISPYGASKLCAENYCEIYREVYGLKTISLRYFTVFGPGIRPDLAISIFTRKALAGEDIDIFGDGNKSRDFTYIDNVIDANILAMTRGMGVYNIGGGHSITIDELARSIIRLTSSSSKIIYGKNVPGDVERTMADIDKARRELGYMPKVDVTEGLKKYIDFVQANRP, encoded by the coding sequence ATGTCGCATTTCAAATGCCTCGTGACGGGCGGAGCAGGGTTTATTGGGTCACATATATCTCGTCGGTTGGTTGAGTTAGGACATGAAGTCATATGCCTCGATAATTTTGATGATTATTACGATAATCGGTTGAAAGAAGATAATATACGGCCACTGCTCGCATGCTCGAACTACCGGCTGGTCAGAGGAAGCATCCTCGATGAAAAAATATTGGAGGAATGCATAAAGGACATAGACTTCATCTTTCATAATGCGGCCCGCCCGGGCATCAGGGAATCCATCAAAAATCCCATGCTTACCCACGAGGTGAACACTACAGGAACATTGAGGGTGCTTGAAGCCGCACTGGCAGCAAACGTGAAAAAAGTGATATATGCTTCATCTTCGTCGGTATATGGTAATGTCGATCAATTCCCCCTCAAAGAAACGTCCCCGACCCGGCCCATATCGCCCTACGGTGCCTCCAAGCTCTGCGCCGAGAACTATTGCGAAATCTACCGCGAGGTCTATGGGCTTAAAACGATATCGTTAAGGTATTTCACGGTTTTTGGCCCTGGTATTCGACCTGACCTTGCCATATCAATCTTCACACGAAAAGCGCTTGCTGGAGAGGATATAGATATCTTTGGCGATGGGAACAAGAGCCGTGATTTCACATACATAGACAATGTCATCGATGCGAACATCCTGGCCATGACGCGGGGTATGGGAGTCTATAACATTGGCGGCGGCCATAGTATTACTATCGATGAACTCGCCAGGTCAATTATCCGGTTAACCAGTAGCTCCTCGAAAATAATCTACGGGAAAAACGTGCCCGGCGACGTTGAGCGCACCATGGCAGATATCGATAAAGCCCGGAGAGAATTGGGCTATATGCCTAAAGTCGATGTAACGGAAGGGCTTAAAAAATATATCGACTTTGTACAGGCAAATCGGCCATAA
- a CDS encoding NAD-dependent epimerase/dehydratase family protein → MPWKGARVLVTGASGFIGGYLMDALAQHGASVTALITGRKGLGRRDVGQAIGNVADPASLKGVCRDVDVVYHLAAISNVAKAVQNPALTLSTNTFGTMNMLEEARLSNVKKFVYVSSAHVYGAPQYLPVDEAHPVVPREPYAASKIASEKIVEAYGNAYGMDYAIIRPFNVYGPGQDESFLIPGVIKQALKGKEIRVGNVSPTRDFLYVEDCVEGFLVIGDAGSGVYNIGSGEEIRIQDLVEKIRDMIDPSIPILSDNERMRAGKVEIPRMLADVSKLKRLGWSPKIGLEEGLARTISKERYR, encoded by the coding sequence ATGCCATGGAAGGGGGCGCGAGTACTCGTCACAGGGGCGAGCGGCTTCATTGGCGGGTACCTCATGGACGCTTTGGCGCAGCATGGGGCCAGTGTGACCGCCCTGATAACGGGCCGTAAGGGCCTGGGAAGGCGTGACGTCGGCCAGGCCATAGGTAACGTCGCCGATCCTGCGTCGCTAAAAGGCGTCTGCAGGGATGTAGACGTAGTATACCACCTCGCCGCGATATCGAACGTGGCCAAGGCCGTCCAGAACCCGGCGCTGACACTGAGCACGAACACCTTTGGCACTATGAACATGCTGGAGGAGGCCCGCCTTTCTAATGTGAAAAAGTTCGTATACGTCAGCAGCGCTCATGTGTACGGCGCTCCGCAATATTTGCCGGTGGATGAGGCGCACCCGGTGGTGCCGAGGGAGCCTTACGCGGCGAGCAAGATAGCCTCCGAAAAGATCGTAGAAGCGTATGGTAACGCTTATGGGATGGACTATGCTATAATAAGGCCTTTTAACGTGTATGGGCCGGGACAGGATGAGAGCTTTCTCATACCTGGCGTCATCAAACAAGCCCTGAAAGGTAAAGAAATTAGGGTGGGCAACGTGAGCCCTACGCGGGATTTTCTTTATGTTGAGGACTGTGTTGAGGGATTTCTTGTCATAGGGGATGCTGGCTCGGGCGTGTACAACATAGGCTCCGGGGAAGAGATACGCATACAGGACCTGGTGGAAAAGATCAGGGACATGATAGACCCATCGATCCCTATCTTGAGCGATAATGAGCGGATGAGGGCGGGTAAAGTGGAGATACCAAGGATGCTGGCTGACGTGTCGAAGCTGAAAAGGCTGGGATGGAGCCCCAAGATAGGGCTAGAGGAAGGCCTCGCCAGGACCATCTCAAAAGAACGCTACAGGTGA
- the gmd gene encoding GDP-mannose 4,6-dehydratase yields MTKRALITGITGQDGSYLAELLLKKGYDVYGLVRRTSNINTSRIENILDKINLIQGDMADQSSLISAVKQSQPDEVYNLAAQSFVGSSWSQPIFTGDVTGLGVARLLEAIRVNELNAKFYQASSSEMFGKAVETPQNEKTPFHPRSPYGVAKVYGHWIAVNYRESYGMFVCSGILFNHESPRRGMEFVTRKISNGVARIYHGLDSELRLGNLDAKRDWGYAGDYVEAMWLMLQQKTPDDYVIATGETHTVREFCEIAFEAAGLDWKKYVKIDPRFLRPAEVELLMGDSSKARKALKWKPRVSFKELVRMMVQSDIDLLARESRQKAVAQDYSPVKSGRLKVN; encoded by the coding sequence ATGACTAAAAGGGCGCTTATTACAGGCATCACCGGACAGGACGGCTCATACCTGGCAGAGCTATTATTAAAAAAAGGCTACGACGTATACGGGCTCGTCAGACGGACAAGCAATATAAACACTTCGAGAATTGAAAATATACTGGATAAAATCAATCTCATCCAGGGCGACATGGCCGACCAGAGCTCGCTAATAAGCGCGGTCAAGCAAAGCCAGCCGGACGAAGTGTATAACCTGGCGGCACAATCCTTTGTTGGCTCCTCCTGGTCCCAGCCCATATTCACGGGAGACGTGACAGGCCTTGGAGTCGCCAGGCTGCTGGAGGCCATAAGGGTCAACGAGCTAAACGCGAAATTTTACCAGGCCTCCTCGAGCGAGATGTTTGGTAAAGCCGTCGAGACCCCACAGAATGAGAAGACGCCATTTCATCCTCGAAGCCCCTATGGCGTGGCAAAGGTGTATGGACACTGGATAGCCGTGAACTACAGGGAAAGCTACGGCATGTTCGTGTGCAGCGGCATACTCTTTAACCATGAATCGCCCCGCAGAGGAATGGAGTTCGTAACCAGGAAGATATCGAACGGCGTCGCCCGGATATACCACGGCCTGGACTCGGAGCTGAGATTGGGCAACCTCGACGCGAAAAGGGACTGGGGCTACGCAGGCGATTACGTGGAAGCCATGTGGCTCATGCTTCAGCAGAAAACGCCCGACGACTATGTGATAGCGACCGGGGAGACGCACACGGTCAGGGAGTTCTGCGAGATAGCGTTCGAGGCAGCCGGGCTTGACTGGAAGAAGTACGTTAAGATCGACCCGAGATTTTTAAGGCCAGCGGAGGTCGAGCTGCTGATGGGCGACTCTTCAAAGGCTCGAAAGGCGCTGAAGTGGAAGCCGAGGGTATCTTTCAAAGAACTGGTCCGAATGATGGTACAAAGCGACATAGACCTTCTTGCTAGAGAGAGCCGGCAGAAAGCCGTCGCGCAGGATTATTCGCCAGTAAAATCAGGCCGACTAAAAGTGAACTAA
- a CDS encoding glycosyltransferase encodes MPEVIGLLSVIVPAYNEEKRIERTLRDYSEGLRASGRDFEIIIVCDGVDDTARLASPYGRVLVFNHRLGKGGGVLEGFKAARGDVVGFTDADNSLKVDQFLRLVEEMERTGAGCVIADRKSKESIILEGQYLVRRFASEAFNFLLSRAIFGLRIRDSQCGGKVFKREYIEKVAPLMVCRGFEFDVELLWRLKNAGCEIREVPVVWKDDKRSTFSFKYVPSMFFSLMKVRLGLYKRV; translated from the coding sequence TTGCCGGAGGTAATAGGATTGCTAAGCGTTATCGTCCCTGCCTATAACGAGGAGAAGAGGATTGAGAGGACTTTGAGGGATTATAGCGAGGGGCTTCGGGCTTCAGGCAGGGATTTCGAGATTATCATCGTTTGCGATGGCGTTGATGATACTGCCAGGCTTGCCTCGCCCTACGGGAGGGTTTTGGTTTTTAATCATCGTCTGGGGAAAGGCGGGGGCGTCTTAGAGGGCTTCAAGGCAGCAAGGGGCGATGTTGTGGGGTTTACTGATGCCGACAACTCCCTTAAAGTGGACCAGTTTTTGCGTCTTGTGGAAGAGATGGAGCGCACGGGCGCCGGGTGCGTGATAGCTGACAGGAAGTCCAAGGAGTCGATCATACTTGAGGGCCAGTATCTTGTGAGGAGGTTTGCGAGCGAGGCCTTTAACTTCTTGCTGTCTCGCGCTATTTTCGGGCTGAGGATAAGGGATTCGCAGTGCGGCGGGAAGGTCTTTAAGCGGGAGTACATAGAGAAGGTTGCGCCCCTGATGGTCTGCAGGGGGTTCGAGTTCGACGTGGAGCTACTATGGCGTCTCAAGAATGCGGGCTGTGAGATAAGAGAGGTGCCCGTAGTGTGGAAGGACGACAAGAGGAGCACTTTTAGCTTCAAGTACGTGCCCTCCATGTTTTTTAGCTTGATGAAGGTAAGGCTGGGGCTTTATAAAAGGGTATAA
- a CDS encoding nucleic acid-binding protein gives MKLLDTSVILLFIKDIDGKKYFSALISNGEILKIPPSVYNEIKDTNTRTELDNLLFQHIIGKVDHNDMTIENVIRTRYPELNDGEINVICSGLKLKENGVPFFCVIDEKPGRKAAQELGLPLTGSIGLLNILKAKGLLDKSQRIKITDEIKQSAFWIDDEILRVFINE, from the coding sequence ATGAAGCTATTGGATACATCAGTTATCCTATTATTTATAAAGGACATAGATGGGAAAAAATATTTTAGCGCCTTAATATCTAATGGAGAAATATTAAAAATACCTCCATCGGTCTATAATGAAATTAAAGATACAAATACAAGGACTGAGCTGGATAATTTGTTATTTCAACATATAATAGGAAAAGTGGATCATAATGATATGACAATTGAAAATGTTATTAGGACCAGGTATCCTGAGTTAAATGATGGGGAAATTAATGTAATATGTTCTGGTTTGAAATTAAAGGAGAATGGGGTCCCATTTTTTTGCGTTATTGATGAAAAACCAGGAAGAAAGGCAGCACAAGAGCTTGGATTACCGCTCACGGGCTCTATTGGATTACTCAATATATTAAAGGCAAAAGGCCTTTTAGATAAAAGCCAGCGAATTAAAATCACGGATGAGATAAAACAGTCGGCATTTTGGATTGACGATGAGATATTGAGGGTGTTTATTAATGAGTAA
- a CDS encoding UPF0175 family protein, with the protein MEADKYKEKVLKNIKNDIVEKYILLLLASSNCELIDGKTKLMKELFFISKNVPKLEEKADFQADNFGPSSDIVIERLEQLKSMGLIDDRNNKYILTSVGKEFLTELYKNTSMNDLKVIDHMKGLFNQLSEDEILGIVYTDYPEMTRASLVKNKIKNKKLSIAINLLKKGKVSIGKAAKIADMPIDVFYDKLKELGVKVEMGY; encoded by the coding sequence GTGGAAGCTGACAAATACAAAGAAAAAGTATTAAAAAATATAAAAAATGATATCGTTGAAAAATATATTTTGCTATTATTAGCTTCTTCTAACTGTGAATTGATTGATGGAAAAACTAAATTAATGAAAGAATTATTTTTTATATCTAAAAATGTCCCTAAACTTGAAGAGAAAGCTGATTTTCAGGCAGACAATTTTGGCCCTAGCAGCGATATAGTAATTGAAAGATTAGAACAATTAAAATCAATGGGACTTATAGATGATAGAAATAATAAATATATATTAACTTCTGTAGGAAAAGAGTTCTTAACTGAACTTTATAAAAATACTAGCATGAATGATCTAAAAGTGATAGATCACATGAAAGGCCTTTTTAATCAATTAAGTGAGGATGAAATACTGGGAATTGTGTATACTGATTATCCAGAAATGACTCGTGCGTCCTTAGTAAAAAATAAAATAAAAAATAAAAAATTGAGTATTGCTATAAATCTACTTAAAAAAGGGAAGGTTAGTATAGGCAAAGCTGCAAAAATAGCGGATATGCCAATCGATGTTTTTTATGATAAATTAAAAGAACTCGGCGTAAAAGTTGAGATGGGTTATTAA